In Amaranthus tricolor cultivar Red isolate AtriRed21 chromosome 5, ASM2621246v1, whole genome shotgun sequence, a genomic segment contains:
- the LOC130812614 gene encoding 60S acidic ribosomal protein P2A-like, which produces MKIVCAYLLAALGGKSSPTVDDVKDILSSVGIEPDEDRLQLFFDQVSGKDLAELIAAGREKLASVPAGGGAVAVAAAPAGGAGGAAAEPAKEEKVEEKEESDDDMGFSLFD; this is translated from the exons ATGAAGATTGTTTGCGCTTACTTGTTGGCTGCTTTGGGAGGAAAATCCAGCCCAACTGTCGATGATGTTAAGGATATTCTTTCATCAG TTGGTATTGAACCTGATGAGGACAGGCTTCAGTTGTTCTTTGACCAGGTCTCTGGTAAAGATCTAGCAGAACTAATTGCTGCTGGAAGAGAAAAACTTGCCTCTGTACCTGCTGGTGGTGGCGCAGTTGCAGTAGCAGCTGCTCCAGCCGGAGGTGCAGGTGGCGCTGCTGCAGAGCCTGCAAAGGAGGAGAAGGTCGAAGAGAAAGAAGAATCCGACGAT GATATGGGTTTCAGTCTCTTTGATTAA
- the LOC130812615 gene encoding SKP1-interacting partner 15-like: protein MKHQSTFPLSLTLIFNLNSQPLNISLSSKQSFSLICKLQAPSMDSPPIYLLPQDTLHMIFIKLPLRQIILCRSISRTFHTLLTCPSFIQIILSHHPPLSLLALRPPHHHHTRHRQLLPHPPPFSLLHAFDPFSDQWLRFDLTFLPFTSLSPVTSSVGQIYLWGDSPKFPTRSLIVCNPLTRTFRVLPQLGSAWSKHGSVLSGSGGRVVVLTELATLYWSESEKTHEYNNNWLKFSSNLPSKPRSPILIGSSLYALCDVGSPWRNLWKLFACKLPEFETTSLGWSRVERNEWGDVFDILERPRLVNGIGKKILMVGGLKSSFSLNASCSTILILRLDLESLEWDEAGRMPLEMYKCFQESSKFKVFGGGDKVCFSAKRVGKMALWDNSCKGVENCGGEWRWIEGAPGFGDGFLRGFVFDACLSIIS, encoded by the coding sequence aTGAAGCACCAATCCACTTTCCCACTCTCACTCACTCTAATCTTCAATCTCAATTCTCAACCCCTCAATATTTCTCTCTCATCAAAACAATCTTTCTCTCTCATCTGCAAGCTCCAAGCTCCATCCATGGATTCTCCACCAATTTACCTCCTTCCACAAGACACTCTCCACATGATTTTCATCAAACTTCCACTTCGTCAAATCATCCTTTGTAGATCAATTTCCAGAACCTTCCACACCCTTCTTACTTGCCCttctttcatccaaatcatcCTTTCTCATCACCCTCCTCTCTCTCTCCTCGCTCTTCGTCCACCTCACCACCACCACACACGCCACCGTCAACTTCTCCCTCACCCTCCTCCCTTCTCTCTTCTCCACGCCTTTGATCCTTTTTCCGATCAATGGCTCAGATTTGACCTCACCTTCCTCCCTTTCACTTCTCTCTCCCCTGTTACTTCCTCAGTCGGACAGATCTACCTCTGGGGCGATTCACCTAAGTTCCCAACCCGCTCGCTTATTGTTTGTAACCCGTTAACTCGTACCTTCCGTGTCCTTCCCCAACTTGGGTCTGCCTGGTCCAAACACGGGTCTGTCTTATCCGGGTCGGGTGGGCGTGTCGTTGTCCTTACCGAACTCGCCACCCTGTATTGGTCCGAATCCGAGAAAACCCATGAGTATAACAACAATTGGTTAAAATTCTCATCGAATTTACCCTCAAAACCTCGTAGCCCCATTTTAATCGGTAGTTCATTATATGCATTATGTGATGTGGGTTCACCTTGGAGGAATCTATGGAAGCTATTTGCGTGCAAATTACCCGAATTCGAAACGACATCGTTGGGGTGGAGTAGAGTAGAGAGGAACGAATGGGGGGATGTTTTCGACATATTGGAAAGACCCAGATTAGTTAATGGAATTGGGAAGAAGATTTTAATGGTAGGAGGGCTAAAATCATCATTCTCATTGAATGCTTCGTGTTCAACTATATTGATATTGAGATTGGATTTGGAGAGTTTGGAATGGGATGAAGCAGGGAGAATGCCACTGGAAATGTACAAGTGTTTTCAAGAATCTTCCAAATTTAAGGTATTTGGAGGTGGTGATAAGGTTTGTTTTAGTGCTAAGAGAGTTGGGAAGATGGCATTATGGGATAATTCTTGTAAAGGAGTGGAAAATTGTGGTGGAGAATGGCGATGGATTGAAGGGGCGCCTGGGTTTGGGGATGGATTCTTGCGTGGGTTTGTATTTGATGCTTGCTTAAGCATTATTTCATAG